The Magnetococcus marinus MC-1 genome contains the following window.
GTGGGGACCGGTTCATCCCGTAAATCGGCGGCCAACTCGGTGATTTGGCATACCGGCAGCGACATCCCTTATGTACCGGCCAAGCGTACCGGTGGGGTGGTGATTGGTGGGACCATTGCACCGATCTTCTTCAATACAGCAGAAGATTCGGGCATGTTGCCGATCCAGTGTGATGTGACCGGCATGAACACCGGTGATGTGATCACCATCAACACCAAAACCGGCGAAATCACACGCGATGGTGCGGTGCTGAGCACCTTTGAGCTCAAGCCTAACACCTTGGCCGATGAAGTACGTGCCGGTGGCCGCGTTAACCTGATTATCGGCCGTAAATTGACCACGCAAGCCCGTGATGCCCTGGGCTTGGGTCCCATCAAGCTGTTTACCGATCCAGAGCAGCCCGCCGATAGCGGCAAGGGTTATACCCTGGCGCAAAAGATGGTGGGCAAGGCGGTGGGTAAGGTGGGTGTGCGTCCTGGTGAATATTGTGAGCCCAAGATGACCACGGTGGGTTCGCAGGATACCACAGGCCCCATGACCCGCGACGAAATCAAAGAACTGGCGTGTCTAAAATATACCGCTGATTTTACGGTACAGTCCTTCTGCCACACGGCGGCTTACCCTAAGTCAGTGGATATTAAAACCCACAATACGTTGGGTCAGTTTTTTGAAGATCGTGGTGGGGTGGCGTTGCGCGTGGGTGACGGCGTGATCCATAGCTGGTTAAACCGTTTTTGCCTGCCAGACACGGTGGGTACCGGCGGTGACAGCCACACCCGTTTCCCCATTGGGATCTCTTTCCCTGCGGGCTCTGGTCTGGTGGCGTTTGCCGCCGCCACCGGCTCCATGCCGCTGGTGATGCCAGAATCGGTGCTGGTGCGCTTTAAAGGTGAGCTGCAACCCGGTATTACCCTGCGTGATGTGGTGAACGTCATTCCTTGGGCGGCCATCCAGCAAGGGCTGCTGACGGTTGAGAAAAAGGGTAAGAAAAATATCTTCGCCGGACGTGTGCTGGAGATTGAAGGTCTGCCCAATCTTAAAGTGGAACAGGCTTTTGAATTGGCGGATGCCTCCGCAGAGCGTTCCGCTGCGGCCTGTACCGTACATCTGGATAAAGCCCCGGTGATCGAGTATATCAGCTCCAACGTGGTGTTGATCAAAAATATGCTCAAGCGGGGTTATGGCCATAGAGAGACCCTACAGGCACGGATTGAGGCGATGCAGGCTTGGTTGGCCAATCCGGTACTGTTGCAACCCGATGCCGATGCCGAGTACGCCAAGATCATTGAAATTGATCTAAGCGAGATCAAAGAGCCCGTGGTCTGCTGTCCCAATGACCCCGATGATGTGAAACTGCTCAGTGAAGTGGCGGGTAATCCTGTCGATGAGGTGTTTTTGGGTTCCTGCATGACCAACATTGGTCACTTCCGTGCGGCGGCAAAGGTGCTGGATGGTCAGCCCCAGGTGCCCGGTCGCATGTGGGTCGCGCCTCCCACCCGTATGGATGAGCAGCAGCTTATTGATGAGGGTGTCTATAGCATCTTTGGCAAAGCAGGTGCGCGTATGGAGATGCCCGGCTGCTCCCTGTGCATGGGCAACCAAGCGCGGGTGCGGGATAATTCGGTGGTTTTCTCCACCTCGACCCGTAACTTTGACAACCGCTTAGGCAAAGGTGCGCAGGTTTACCTGGGCAGCGCTGAGCTGGCCGCGGTGACGGCAATGATGGGTAAATTACCCACCGTTGCCGAGTATCTGGCCATCTCTAAGGATCGTATTGATCCCTTTGCGGCCGATCTCTACCGTTACCTCAATTTCCATGAAATTGAAAATTATGAGAACAATGGCGTGATCCCTATTCACGCTGCTTGATCCATAGGGTGTGTTAAATAAAAAACCCGGTAGTCTATGGCTGCCGGGTTTTTTTATTGAAAATAAGGGGTTGATTAAATAGGTAGTGAATGAGTACTTTTTTTAAGGCAACTTTATCTATCCATAAGCATTCAAAGCCCTTGTGCAGGTTATGGGTCGTTCGTCTCTGTTACAAGTGAGCTTGCTTGGAGTTGGAACAATGAGTCTGTATGAATATACCGGTTTGCATCATGTCGCATTTGCGACGCAGGATATCGAGGCAACGGTGCGCTTTTGGCGGGATCTGTTAGGCATGCGCTTGGTCTATGCCTATGGCCGACCAGGTTACAGGCAGTACTTTTTTGAAGTGTCAGGGGATTCTCGGATCTCCTTTTTTGAGTGGCCTGAAGTAAAAAAATTACCCCTACGTCGCCATGGTGATCCGGTGGATGGGCCGTTTGCTTTTGACCATATCTCTGTTGGGGTTGAGAACGATAACCGCTTGTGGGATATGATGGGTCGCTTGGAGGGGGCTGAGATACCCTGTAGTGATCTGATTGACCATGGCTATTTTCACTCGATCTACTCGTATGACCCTAACGGTATTCCCATTGAGTTTACCTGCAACGCACCGGGTTTAAATGTGCTTGATCGGCCTGATTTGCGTGATGATCAGCCTGAGGAGTCGATTCTATGCCGGTCAGAACCGGTGCCTGGACGTTGGCCCAAACCCGATCCAATCCCCGAGGAGGAGCGTATTATGGTGTCGGGTGAGGGCAGTGACCATTTTCAATTGATCACCTAAGGGTAGCGTTGAGCGGCACGCAGGTTGGCGGCAGGCTATTTTAGGGTGTGAAACGAGAAAAGGCAGGCTGTTAAGCCTGCCTTTTCACTATTTGTTAGGCGAAAGCATCTGCAAGCGAGGGTGGGGGAGCGCTTATATTCACACCCTGCTGCTGGCGTTTATAGGCGTCGGCAACGCGACTACCTTCAGTGAACTGGCGAACCGGGTTGTTGGCGTAGATACGCCGTGCTACCCGTGTTGCTTCGTCGCGGGCTTGCTGCATCTCTCCCGGTGAGGGGGGTTCAGGCATGATGCGCTGAAACGCTTGTTTCCCACTCTGTGCAGCCTGCTTAGCCGCCTGGCTTGTTTGTCGACTGATAAACGCCTTTACTTGCTCCTGACCAGATTTGCCGCTTCCCTGGGCAACTTGGGCTTTAGGGGAGCGTGCAACCTGCTGCGATGTTGAACCAGATACTCCTGCGGGCATGTTTTGGATGGTATTCATCGATTTCGTCCTTCACCTGAAGACCGTTATCTCTCACCTTCCATGGGGGCGACGGCCCTTTATAGGTACTCATCCATCCAGGATCTTTATGGGGTTCTTTTCGGCATCACAGGGCGGAGCTTTAACAAAAATTTACAAAACCTCGTTTTTTTTGAGGATCCCATGGGATAAATGCCAAGCTTATGCTTAAAGCTACTGGACAAGCATTTGAAAACAAGGGAGCATATGAAAAATTTGAGGTCTTATAGACATAGCCCGTACAATCGGACGTAGTGGGCTTTTTTTGGTGAGTACAGGATTGTGATGCACGATTATCTGCTTCTTATAACCTTGACCTCTGCCATATCGGTGGGGCTGGCGCTGCTGCTTAGGCGCTTTGGCTTGCCACTGTTGGTGGGGTATGTGCTGGCAGGGATGGTGGTTTCAGGAGCCCTTGGTTTTCATTATGACCAATCGGGTCTGTTGCGGGATGTGGCGGAGATGGGGGTGGTGTTCCTGCTGTTTACGGTGGGGTTGGAGTTTTCCTTGCAGCGCCTTAGGCAGATGCGCCATGCCGTTTTTTTGGTGGGTGGCCTACAGGTGGGGCTGACCGCGCTCATTGTCTGTTTTGGGGCGATCTCTATGTATACCATGGCCATGCCAAGCGCCTTGGTTATTGGTTTGAGTGTGGCGCTCTCCTCTACGGCAATTGTGCTCAAGACCCTTTATGAAAATAAGGACATCGGTAAGCCCTATGGTCAAGTCACGGTAGGGGTTTTGCTGTTTCAAGAGATCAGCGTGGTGCCGATGTTGCTGCTGGTGGGTTTTTTGGGTATGCATACACAAACGCACATAGCCTTGCTGCTGGTGGAGACGGTGGTTGGGGCGTTGGTCGCGTTTGCGATTATTTATGTGGTAGGGCGTTTTGGGGTGACACGCTTGTTGGCCGCCGTGAGTGAAATGCGCTCTCAGGAAGCCTTTGTCGCCTCTATTTTAATGGTGGTGGTCTCGGCGGCCTTGCTGACCCATGCCTTGGGCTTTTCTTACGCTTTGGGATCATTGCTGGCGGGTATGATGCTGGCCGAAACACAGTACAAGCACCAGGTGGAGGCAGATTTGGTGCCGTTTCGGGATTTATTGCTGGGTGTGTTTTTTATTACCGTGGGTATGCAGGTTGACCTGAATTTTGCGGTGCAGAATTTACACTGGATTTTGATGGCCACACTGCTGCTGATTGTCTTTAAAACTGCGATCACCTTTGCGGTGGTGCGGCTTACCGGTAGCCGTGAGGTGGCATTAAAATCGGCGTTGGCGATTGCCCAAGGCGGGGGTTTTTCATTTGCCATCCTGGAACTGGCGTTGCGGTTGCAGCTGCTTGAGCCCCAGGTCCACCAGTTTATGGTGACCACCTTAGTATGCTCGATGCTGGTTGCGCCGTTTATGTTGAAGGGTATCCATAAGGATGGCGGTCGTCTGGCCAAAGATGCTGGGGCGGATGACCCGACGGGTCCGTTCAAGGGCGAGGCGCATAATCGCTTGGTGGTGTGTGGCTACCACCGTTGTGTGCCCATCACCTTGGAAAAAAACCATGTGGTAGTGTGTGGTTATGGACCTGTTGGGCGGGAGGTGGTGATTCAGCTGCAAGAGGCGGGTTATCCCTACGTCTGCATTGAACACCAGCAATCGCTGGTGGGGCAGGGGGTGGATGAGGGACACGCCATTATTTTTGGTAATGCCGCTCAGGATCATCTGCTTAAAATGGCCCATGTCAATGACGCCGCCGCAGTCATTATCACGGTGGGGGATGAGAAGAGCAAACGACTGATCGGTAAAGCCGTGGCCCGTGTTTGCGACCATCCCGTTATTGTCACCACGGCCACCCACCAGGGTGAAGCGCACATGCTGGACGATCTACCCATTAAAGCGATGGTGAACTACCCAAAAGAGACAGCCCGCATGTTGCTAGGTCATGCCCTGAGCTGTGAGTGGCAGCCAGGATTTATTGGATCGTGGAGCTTGTCTGCCGCCATAACAAAGCCGACCGCAGCAGCTGAGGATGCGCTGGTGCCGGGGGCAGATATGGGGCTCGCCCAAGGGGTTGGGCTCGCTCCGGCGACAGGGGTTGGCGTGGTGCTGTCTGGCGCGCCGGAAGCGCCTTTTACAAAAGAGACATAGGAGAAATGTGTCCAATTGTGTATGCTCGGCGGTTCAGCCTATATCCGTCACCTGCGTTGTCTACGCCGGGGGCATTAACTATTAAGGTGTGGACAGCGATGAAAGCGTTTAAATTATTGAGTGCCTTGGTGCTGGGTGGAATGATCGTCCTGCTGTTTTGGGTGGGGACCAGTACCGGTGCGCGGATGGCCATGGATGGTTTGGCGACGGGCCATGATGGTGAGACGGTGTTAGGCGGGTTGCAGGTGCTGTTATCTGTGTTTATGCCGCTGTTAGGGGTGTGGATGTCCCTCTCGATAGCCAAAAACATGGTGGACCGCTGCAAACGAAAAGGGGGCAAGGGTGGCCTAGATTGCTTGTTGCACGAAGATTAAGGCTGCGCCAACGCGGGCAGCCAGATCGTGACGGGATGATCCATGGATCATCCCGTTTTGTTATCAACATCACCCAGCCCGGATCTTTCATGAATCCCTTTGATGATCGCGAATAGATTTGTATTTTAAAGGACTTTTTAGGTCGCAAAAGAATAGTTATTGATATTTTCAAGCGCTAAAAAGTTCTTTAAAATTCGAAAATCAAGCAAGAGCGTCTGGGATTCATGAAAGATCCGGGTGAGTGCCTGATCGCAGATTGGCTGAAGGGTGTCGATTAAATGTGGTTGAAAATCGCATGAATGAACCATTATCCGGTCCGGTGTTTATTTTGGATCACCCCTCCCACGGGGGAAATGTAGGTGCCGCATTGCGGGCGATCACCAATATGGGGTTTGAGCATTTGCGTTTGGTCAGACCACGATTTTTTCCCCATCCTGACGTGGAGGCTTGGGCGGCGGGTACCGCTGCGCGCATCCCAACCATTCAGGTGTTTGATTCGTTGGATGCGGCCACGGCCGATCTTAACCATCTGGTCGCCGTCACCCGGCGGGGACGTGGGCAACGGCATCAAGTCATGAGCCCTCGTGAGTTAGGGGTGCGCTTAGACCCAAAACAGCAGCTTGCCAGTAGCCGGGTGGGCATTTTATTTGGCACCGAACGTACCGGTCTGGAAACAGCGGATGTGGAGCGGTGCCACTGGATCTGCACCATCCCCACCCATGGGGAGAAGGGCTCCTTAAATCTTTCGCAGGCGGTGATGTTGGTCGCCTATGAATTGATGCTTGGGCAGGGGCTAGGGGAGGTTCCTGTGCACGATCCGCAGCGGGATGATGCCTTGGCAAGCCAAGATGAGATGGTGCGGTTTTTTGACCATTTGCAGGATGTTTTGATGCAGATCGACTTTATCCAACCGGACCGCTACAAACAGATGATGGGTACCCTCAAGGCGCTCTTTAACCGAGCGGCGCTGGATCGCCGAGAAATCACCATTCTACGGGGTATACTTACAGAGGTTATCCACCATTGCGCACGCAAGATTTCGGCTCTGCAACGTTAATTAAACTGGCGCATGCCCCCACCGCTATGGAGTGTGATGTGCCCTTACACCCATCGGCGGCGCAGGCTCTGCTGGCTTGGCAGGCGCGGGTGGGGGAGCTCTTTACCGTCTGCCATGCGGGGTGTTTTTATCGGGCGCGTTTGCTGGCTGATGGGCACTCTATGCGGGTTTTTGCAACCCTGAGCTACTCTCCCGAACCGCCAGCCCCCCGTGTGTTGATGCAGGCCATGCCCAACCGAGAACGCTTTTTATGGATCTTGGAAAAGGGGGTTGAGCTGGGTGCGACGGCTATCTATCCGGTGATCACCGAAAAATCCTACCATGAAGATGCCCCGGCATTGGCAAAACAGGGGGGATGGGTGCGTATTCTACAGCGTGCCGCCCGCCAGTGTCGACGCGCTGTTTTGCCTAGGGTCGGTGAACCCCTGACGTTGGAGCAGGCCATCGAACAGGGCGTGGGCATGGCCCAGTGGTATCTGGATCTGTCGCCAACCCCCTTGCTGGGGGAGCCTCTACAGGGGGCTGTGCAACTGTTTGTGGGCCCAGAAGGGGGGTGGGGTGAGCAGGATCTGGCGATTTTTCGCGCAAGAGGGGTGGCACCACGCAATCTTGGGCCGCGTTTGTTGCGCACCGAAACCGCCGCGCTGATGGCACTCTCTTGGATTGCCGCAGCAGACAACCCTTTACATCCCGGCGAGGCTGGGAAATAATCCTCAACTGGCGTGCTATTTTGTTGGTTGTAGAGCCCGTCTCATTATCCCTTTTTAGACCCTTCATCGTGAGGAGTTCGATATGTCCTGGAACGGAAACGGTGGCGACCAAGGCCCATGGGGTCAACGTCCCAACAATCCGCAACAGCCCGACCTGGAGCAGATACTGCGTGCCGCTAAAGATCGTTTTGGTGGTGGCAATCTCCCGGGTGGAAAACTCAGTCTAATCTTTATCTTGGGGGTTGTCCTGGTGGGGTGGTTTGCCACCGGAATCTATACCGTGGGCCCCAATGAGCAGGCGGTGGTGGTGCGTTTTGGGAAATATGTTGAGACAACAGGTCCCGGTGTAAACATGCACCTACCCTGGCCCATCGAAAGTGTGGAAGGAAAGCCTAAAGTTCTGCAAAACCAGCGCATTGAGATTGGTTTTCGCTCTAATGGCAGCCGTGAGATCGACGTGCCGGCAGAGTCTAAAATGTTGACCGGTGATGAGAACATTATCGATATCAACATGTCGGTGCAGTTTAAAATCAAGGATGCAGCGGATTCGCTGTTTCAGGTTTCGGATGTGGTCAGCGGTACGCGGGGACGGGAGATTCGTGATCCTTCGCTGCTGATCCGGCAAGCCTCGGAAACCGCACTGCGTGAGGTGGTGGGTAAAAACAAGATTGATGAAGCTCTAACCAGTGGTAAGGAGCAGATTGAGACGCAAACACGGGAACTTGTTCAAGAAATCTTGGATAGCTACCGCTCGGGTTATCAGATTGAGGGGGTGCAGTTGCAGCAGGTACAGCCCCCTGAAGAGGTGATTGACGCCTTTAAAGATGTGGCCAGTGCACGCGAGGATAAAGTGCGTAAGGTCAACGAAGCGCAAGGGTACAGTGCGGATATTCTACCCAAGGCGATGGGTACTTCGGCCCAGTTGATCAACGAGGCCGAAGCTTACAAGCAGTCCAAGGTGGCGCGGGCGCGTGGTGATGTTGAGCGCTTTAACAACCTCTATGTCGAGTATAAAAAGGCCAAGGACATAACCCGTACGCGTCTCTATCTTGAGACCATGGAAGAGGTTATGGCGCGGGCCAATAAAGTGATCATCTCTCCTGAAGCCGGGCGAGGGGTATTACCGCATCTCCCCCTGGATTCACGCATTTTTGGCAGCGGCAAAACACCGCAGCAGCAGCCTTGAGGGAGGATCTATCATGAATGTTAAAGATCAAAATACACTAACCGGTGGTGTGCTGTTGTTGGTGGCGGGCCTACTGTTTGTGCTGTCGATGTCGGCTTATACGCTGCACCAGACGGAGCAGGCGCTGGTGTTGCAGTTAGGGCGTCCAGTGGCGGTGATAACAGAGCCGGGCTTGCATTTTAAATTGCCGCTTATTCAAAATGTTAAACGTATGGAGACGCGGCTTCTCAACTACGATCAAGATCCTACCAGCGTGCTTTCTAAGGACAAGAAAAACCTGACTGTGGATAACTATGCCCGGTGGCGTATTACCGATGCATTGAAATATTATCAGGTGGTGGGCAATGAGTACGAGGCCAACAAACGCTTGAAGGATGTTATTGATTCGAGCCTGCGTAAGGTGTTGGGTCAGTACGATATGATGGAGATCGTCTCTGGACAGCGCAGCAAATTGATGACCGCCATTGCGGATGAAGCCAATAAGCAGGCGGTACAGTTTGGTATTACCATTGCTGATGTACGTATTAAACGCACCGATTTGCCGAAAAAGAACGAGGAGTCGGTTTTTTCGCGCATGCAGACCGAGCGTCAGCGGCAGGCCAAGCAGTATCGCGCGGAAGGGGAGGAAGAGGCCCGTAAGATACGCTCCCAGGCAGATCGTGAGCGTGAGGTGATTTTGGCAAAGGCCTATGAGAAATCGGAAGCGTTGCGTGGTGAAGGTGATGCAGAATCGGCCCGGATCTATGCGGATGCTTTTAATAAGGATCCTGAGTTCTACCGCTTTTTGCGTACGTTGGATGCCTATAAACGCTCCATTTTAGAGGGCAACACCACGTTGGTTCTCCCCCCCGATGGTTTTTTTGGGGGTTTAAAGGGGGAAGGCTTTAACACTAAAGACCCCATGGGTATGCAGTGAACGATCTGTTAACCGCGCTAGGGCTTGTTTTTATCATCGAGGGCATTCCCTATTTTTTGGCACCGGGGCAGATGCGCTCTTGGGTTGAGCGTATGATGGCGTTGCCCGACGCGATGTTGCGGCAGACGGGTTTGACGCTGATGATCGTCGGCCTGTTGATTATCTATCTGGTAAGGGGTTAAGCGGGGGCGTTGTGTCCCTGCTTAACCTTGTCTCTCAGTTCCGGCTTGTTGGAGCGCGTCCCCATGGATAAGGATCTCAGTCATATTAAGCTGCCCATCAGTGCGGCGGGTCATCATGTGCGGCACTATCAGGGTATCGTACCTGCGGTCTTGTTGGAGGGGCTGCAAGAGGCGGTGGAGACCACGCAGGTGCAGGATGCTCACTGTGATTTAAAGGCTCAGATTGAACGAGGCAAGCTGCATGTGACCGGCACAGTGACGGCCACGGTTTCTATGAACTGCTCCCGCTGTTTGGTGGATTTTGAGCGTCTGTTGGAGGGGGATGTGGAGCGTTGGTACGCCACGGGGGTGGATCCCAACAACGGCAGTATGGGTGAGTTGGCGGTGACCGATGAGACGGTCTATTTAGAGGATGACCTCTTTACGCTTGCGCCGTTGGCGGATGAGGAGTTGTTGTTGCATCTGCCCATGGTGCCCCTTTGTGGGGAGGGGTGTAAGGGGATTTGTGCGCAGTGTGGGGCCAATTTGAATGAGGGTCCGTGTGGTTGCGATGATGGACCCCAGGATAGCCCTTTTGCGGCGTTGAAGCTGCTCAAATTGAAGTGATTGTAAGCGGGGAGCCATGGCTCCCCGTTGTTAGGCAGGGTAGGGGGCCGATGTGCTCCCTTTTTTTATGGAGTATTGCGGGTCCAGGGGCCGCTGCCTCTGGTGGGGTCGAGGGGCGAAGCCCCCGTGGGGTCTGGGGCGAAGCCCCGGTAAGCTTGTTTGTGCCCCTTGCGAGGGTTATCCTGGGGAGCGAGACGCGCCCCCCCTTTGATGGGCGACGGTGGTCGGGTACTATTTCTAGGGTGTTTCTCGGATCAGAATAGATTTTAGGGCCGTTTGGCAGGATTCGCCTATGCAACGGTCGAATGTTCGTGGTAGGCAGACAAGCCCATACCGGCTTTTTTCAGGGGACTCGTGCTATGCAGGGTGCTTTAAAGACATTGACCGTAAAGGGATTTAAATCCATCAAGGATCTTAATGAATTTGAGTTAGGCAACCTTAATGTGATTATTGGTGCGAACGGCGCGGGGAAGAGTAATTTTGTACAGATCTTTCGTATGCTGATGGCGATGACACAGAAAAATTTCAGTAAGTTTATTCTTGAGCGTGGTGGAGCGGACTCTTTCCTTTTCAATGGTCCCAAAGTTACCCCAAAGATCAACATGCAGTTTGAGTTTGCATCGCGTAGTAATCATGCAAAGGGGAGTAATTGGTATAGGTTTGAGCTTACCCCAACAGCGGACGAAAAGTTCCTGATTTGTGAAGAACGAAATTATTTAACGAATAATTGGCGTTCATACGGCAGCGCATCGGAAGAAAGCCGTTTATATGATGAGCGTAATGAGCGAGCCTCACGTGGAGCGGGGAGTGGAATAGGCCATTTTGTCTATGATGCCATCTCGCATTGGATGGTTTACCACTTTCATGATACCAGCGCCACTTCGTCGATGCGTCGTTCAGAGATCATTGAGGATGATCAAAATCTTAGAGGCGATGCTGCGAATATTGCACCATTTCTTCTGCGCCTTAAAAATGATGGTTATTTTCCAGATTGTTATAAGCAAATTGTGGATGCAGTCCGCTTAGTCATGCCTTTTTTTGATGACTTCCGACTCGATGTGCAGAAACTGGGTGAGGCTGAAAAAGTCCGTCTAAGCTGGAGCCAGAAAGGATCGGATTTCCCCATGCAGCCTTACCATCTTTCAGATGGTTCCATCCGCTTTATTTGCCTTGCCACGGCACTGTTGCAACCGAGACCGCCTTCTACCATTATCATTGATGAACCGGAATTGGGTCTACATCCTGCTGCAATCGTGGTTCTTGCGGAGTTGATTCAGGCAGCAGCTAAACGAACTCAGGTCATTGTGGCGACACAATCCCCTGCATTGATTGATCAATTTGGTATTGAAGATATTATCGTTGTCAATCGTAAAGATGGCGCATCAACATTCCAGCGTCTGAAAGAAGAGGCGTTCACAGCTTGGTTGGAAGCGTATTCAGTTGGGGAACTCTGGACCAAAAACGTGATTGTTGGAGGTCCGGTTTATGAGTGATTTTATTGAGGTTTACGCCCTTGTTGAAGGGAAGACGGAACAGCTCTTTATAGAAAAAATTTTAGCGCCTTATCTTGGGTGTAAAGAAATCTACATGCATGCGCAACAGTGTTCCAAGCCCGGGCAAAAGGGTGGAGATGTTCGTTTTTCTCGGGTTAAGGGGGATCTGGGTATCCACCTTAAGCAACGACCGGACACCTATGTGACAACGCTGATAGATTATTATGGAACAAAAGAGTGGCCGGGCCTTGATGACGTGCCAGCACAGGCTCCTCCCGCCGTCATTGCGCAAACGATCAATGAGGCGACCAAGTTAGAGGTTTTTTCGCTTTTTGCAGCGCAACAGGTAGAACGAAGATTTATACCTTTTGTGGCGGTTCATGAGTTCGAGGCGTTGCTGTTTAGCGATGCGGCTATCCTTGCAAAGTATTTGGGCAAAGATGTCTCTGTCGTTTCGAAGGTTATTTCAGCATGTGGATCTCCCGAGGCGATCAACAATAGTCCCCAGACCGCTCCCTCTAAACGACTGGATGATTGGTGCGGAACTAGAAAGTTTCTCAAGACAACGACAGGAATTTCGGTGGCCGAAGAGATTGGCATTGATAAAATACGCCAAAAATGCCCGCTTTTTGATAGCTGGTTAGCGACATTTGAAAAGATCCAAAGGGGGGATTAACTTACCGAAGGCTATAAAAAAGGGTAGGGGGCCGATGTGCTCTCTTTTTTTATGGAGTATTGCGGGTCCAGGGGCCGCTGCCTCTGGTGGGGTCGAGGGGCGAAGCCCCCGTGGGGTCTGGGGCGAAGCCCCGGTAAGCTCATTTTCATACAAATTGGTCTGTTCTGTATCAAACACAGTGTGCAGTGTGGGGGGCAAACAGGCCCACTTTTTTTTGTATGACGTAGGCCAAGGTTGGGCTGCCTTGGTGTTTGGGCCGCCCACCTTATGCTCACCGGTTTGCTTGGAAAGATCCGCTCGTGTTTAGGGCTGCCAGGTGCTTTGCCACTGAGGTTGATTGTTCTCCAGCTGGTCTAGAGGGTGGCGTTCTAAAAGCTCCAGGGCTTGCAGTTGAATCTCCGCTGAGCCATGGCTGAGCTTGAGCAAGAGATCGGGGCTGTGGCCTGCCACGGGTAGGTAGGTCCAGAGGGAAAAATCGTGCCACGTTTTGTCGGCTACCGACTCCCCCATAAATTGCTGGTGTGTTTGGCCATCGGCGTGGGTGTAGCGTAACATGACCTGGAGGGTGGCTGAGGTCATGTGGGTTTTTGCGCGAAAATGGAGGCGCAGTAGCTGTTGCCCAGGCAGGGCAATGGCCAGGGCCGAAGCGTGAACCGACTGGTTTTGGGTAAGTTGCAAGGGCTGCGACCAAGGGCTTTGCTCGCCTTTGGCATCGGTGAGGGTAAAACCATCGGTGGGTAGGGGGGTGCTGGCCCGCTGGATGGGGGGGATCTCTACCAAAAAAAGATCGTAAAGCCAGCGCCCGCTTTGGTGGCGGTAAAGATGGGGGGAGTGGGCGATGGTGTCATAGAGCTGGTGGGTGTTTTTGCCATAGGCATAACCAAGCTTAAGCATATAGTTACGTTTGCGCCAGTCGATAAGCAAATAACCCGGTTGGCTATGCTGGGTAAACTGTTTTTGATGCTGCCATGGGCTGCCCGCTGGGAAAAACAGCGGAAACAGGTTGGTACCATCCCCATAGAGGGTGGGGTTTGGGGGGGTGGGTAACTGGTTGAGGCGGTGCAGAATGGTCAACTGGCCGGTGTTACCATTTTTCGCCAGATGAGTGGATTGATTGAGCGTCCACAGGTTAAGCCCAATCAATCCCATGGCAACCGCGAAAGTAGCCAAGGTCGCAGGCTTAAAGCCGATGCGGGGGTGCCAACGGTTCAGTAACCACGGGGTTGCCAGTAATAGCAATTCTGCGGTGGCTAATTGAAAAAGGGGTAAACATTG
Protein-coding sequences here:
- a CDS encoding RsmE family RNA methyltransferase, coding for MPLHPSAAQALLAWQARVGELFTVCHAGCFYRARLLADGHSMRVFATLSYSPEPPAPRVLMQAMPNRERFLWILEKGVELGATAIYPVITEKSYHEDAPALAKQGGWVRILQRAARQCRRAVLPRVGEPLTLEQAIEQGVGMAQWYLDLSPTPLLGEPLQGAVQLFVGPEGGWGEQDLAIFRARGVAPRNLGPRLLRTETAALMALSWIAAADNPLHPGEAGK
- the hflK gene encoding FtsH protease activity modulator HflK; the protein is MSWNGNGGDQGPWGQRPNNPQQPDLEQILRAAKDRFGGGNLPGGKLSLIFILGVVLVGWFATGIYTVGPNEQAVVVRFGKYVETTGPGVNMHLPWPIESVEGKPKVLQNQRIEIGFRSNGSREIDVPAESKMLTGDENIIDINMSVQFKIKDAADSLFQVSDVVSGTRGREIRDPSLLIRQASETALREVVGKNKIDEALTSGKEQIETQTRELVQEILDSYRSGYQIEGVQLQQVQPPEEVIDAFKDVASAREDKVRKVNEAQGYSADILPKAMGTSAQLINEAEAYKQSKVARARGDVERFNNLYVEYKKAKDITRTRLYLETMEEVMARANKVIISPEAGRGVLPHLPLDSRIFGSGKTPQQQP
- the hflC gene encoding protease modulator HflC translates to MNVKDQNTLTGGVLLLVAGLLFVLSMSAYTLHQTEQALVLQLGRPVAVITEPGLHFKLPLIQNVKRMETRLLNYDQDPTSVLSKDKKNLTVDNYARWRITDALKYYQVVGNEYEANKRLKDVIDSSLRKVLGQYDMMEIVSGQRSKLMTAIADEANKQAVQFGITIADVRIKRTDLPKKNEESVFSRMQTERQRQAKQYRAEGEEEARKIRSQADREREVILAKAYEKSEALRGEGDAESARIYADAFNKDPEFYRFLRTLDAYKRSILEGNTTLVLPPDGFFGGLKGEGFNTKDPMGMQ
- a CDS encoding DUF2065 domain-containing protein, with amino-acid sequence MNDLLTALGLVFIIEGIPYFLAPGQMRSWVERMMALPDAMLRQTGLTLMIVGLLIIYLVRG
- a CDS encoding YceD family protein, whose protein sequence is MDKDLSHIKLPISAAGHHVRHYQGIVPAVLLEGLQEAVETTQVQDAHCDLKAQIERGKLHVTGTVTATVSMNCSRCLVDFERLLEGDVERWYATGVDPNNGSMGELAVTDETVYLEDDLFTLAPLADEELLLHLPMVPLCGEGCKGICAQCGANLNEGPCGCDDGPQDSPFAALKLLKLK
- a CDS encoding AAA family ATPase, which gives rise to MQGALKTLTVKGFKSIKDLNEFELGNLNVIIGANGAGKSNFVQIFRMLMAMTQKNFSKFILERGGADSFLFNGPKVTPKINMQFEFASRSNHAKGSNWYRFELTPTADEKFLICEERNYLTNNWRSYGSASEESRLYDERNERASRGAGSGIGHFVYDAISHWMVYHFHDTSATSSMRRSEIIEDDQNLRGDAANIAPFLLRLKNDGYFPDCYKQIVDAVRLVMPFFDDFRLDVQKLGEAEKVRLSWSQKGSDFPMQPYHLSDGSIRFICLATALLQPRPPSTIIIDEPELGLHPAAIVVLAELIQAAAKRTQVIVATQSPALIDQFGIEDIIVVNRKDGASTFQRLKEEAFTAWLEAYSVGELWTKNVIVGGPVYE
- a CDS encoding DUF4276 family protein, whose amino-acid sequence is MSDFIEVYALVEGKTEQLFIEKILAPYLGCKEIYMHAQQCSKPGQKGGDVRFSRVKGDLGIHLKQRPDTYVTTLIDYYGTKEWPGLDDVPAQAPPAVIAQTINEATKLEVFSLFAAQQVERRFIPFVAVHEFEALLFSDAAILAKYLGKDVSVVSKVISACGSPEAINNSPQTAPSKRLDDWCGTRKFLKTTTGISVAEEIGIDKIRQKCPLFDSWLATFEKIQRGD